TCAGCTTGAAGGGTCCTACTGAAGAGCATGAAGAAGGAAGTACAGATGAGAAGGGAGGAAAGTCAGACCTGTCAGCGGCAAGAGGAGTTACCGGGCCCATAAAGGGTCCTAAGTGAATAGGGGTGGAGAATCAAGGGAAATGTAATCACAGATCTGGAAGAGACAAGTCATCTGGTCCAGACTGCCTCTAGACAAGGTTAGGAAGGGGTGTTTGGGTGGACCTATTTTCACATCTGGATTTAGCTTCTCTTGAACTTTTCAGCTTTTTGCCTTTTACCAAGGCTGATTTCTTCTCGGCAAGTCATGTGGTATTTCTGCCCCAGCATGAAGTCCTTTGGAGTGGAATTTAATTAGCTTTGGGGATGGCCCGTTCTTTTTCCAGAAGGTCTGTTTCAGGTTTAGGTCATTCCATTGGCCTCACCAACAACTGAAGGGCAGATGTCCTGGCCACTCAATAATTCCCTGGGCGGAGAGGAAGGGCCTCTAAGATGATGGTCACACTCATATGTCTAACTCCCCTTAGCTGTGAGGACAGGAGGTGTTGAGGTGGGTGGAGCTTGGTGTTGGGGAGTGTTTTTTAGGttgtttcaggtctcacagtCCATAAGAGAAGCATACAGCTGCCTACCTTTCccaacatacacatacacacccctacATTATTTGCTGGTAGAAGTGAAATTTTGGCAACTTAGGGTTCCTCTGGGGCCACTCATTTCTTCCACATGTCCCAGTTGTCTGGATTTACTGCACGAAGTGGACAAAGGAGACTGGGAGTAAACTGTAACTTGTTCTTCCGATCTTTCATCCACGAAGGAGGTTTATGAGCAAAAGCAAAGAGGTAAATGAGatttcttcctgctgctctgtgcCTATCACATCACTCACCGGGCCTCACACGCCGCCACCAGCGTGTGCACACTCTGTGAGCAGAAACGCAACCCCCACCCACTCCTGCCCAgagccctcctcacccctccctcatGACCGGCACAGACCGACCAGAACTTCCCTTGGGTCACAGCCCAGCGATATGAAGCGGCCCTGGCGCGGAGCCCTGCTCTTCCCGAGTCGTGGGTGGCGCGGTGCttgtttccctcccctccctttccgGACCCAAACAGGGATGTATCTGGGTCAGCCTGGGAGGGGCTGGACCTGCCAGGGATCGGcgggggggatgggggtggcGATGACAGCATCTTTCAGGTTTTTGGCGTTTCTGAGCTTGGCCCCGTCCAGGCTCTCACCGAGCTCGCGCCCAGCAAGAGCTGATGCTCCGCTAGTCCCGGCcctgggagtgggtgggggagagccTATCCTTTCTATCTGGACAGTCACCCCTCCTCACCCTGCGAACGATGCggcgcccacccccaccctcaacGTGCACACACATTCCCCATTCCCTAAGGCCCTCTCCCCTGGCGGGCGGCGGGTCCCTCCACCCCAGGAAAAGAGCAATGGAACAGTTCACGGCCGCCACGAGTTCctggtcttccttcctttccgGTGATAAACGGCGGGGCTACAAGCCAGTTGCTGCTTAAGATGCTCCACCCGTGAGCCTGAGCCTCTCTTGGCTCTGTGCGGGGGGCCcagatccaggaccctgggtccttTTACCCCCGCAAGGCGCAAAGGCGTGACTCGTGTTGGAGCACAGACCCCCGGCAGCTCCCCACTGCCTCGGTTCCTCCCTATGTGATCTTTTGCGCTCCCCAGCGCCGGGGAGGAGCTGAGTGTGCGTAAAATCCGCATCTTCCCCAGACACTTTggctgagggtgcctgggtgaggTCCGGAGGGTCATGGACTCCCGGCTCCCCGCCCTGCGAGCTCTGTATATAAGCCCAGCTCCGAGGAATCAAGGCCACAGGTCTTCATTTCCCCGAGGCCTGGCGCCTTCCTCCCCAACCTTGCCCGGCTTCGCCTCGGCAGCTCCAAATCTCCACTCGTTCTTCCTCTTGGCGTTGGGAGAGACGCGGAGCAATGAGTTGAAAATCGTCTCTGGATTCTTGCAGGCTGTACACAGTAATCTCCTCATCCTGTCCTTCATTTTCCCACACTAGTACCCTCGGAGACTTCTGTTTGCCGGAGGGTAGCCTCATCTTTCCGCCGCATGGGTCCTGTGGCAGGAGCCCCACTGATGCTCTCTGCCCAGGAGCTTCCCGAAAGGTGCCTGCCTCCGCGGGTGCTCGAGGCCACGCGGAGGTGTTCCTCTGTCCCCGCCTCACCTCATCTCCAGACATCTCTTGCCATCATTTCATCCACCCTTGTATAAaacccgcgccccccgccccacccgaCGCCGCACCCCCTCCCTCGGCTGCTCCCGGCAGGCGGGGAGCTGAACGGCCAGGGGCGCGCAGGAGGCGCGCAGAGCTCTCGGGCTGCCCTCGCTCGCCGCGCCTGGGGAATTGGGCTGTGGGCGAGGCGGCCAGGGCTGGCCTTTATCGCTCGCCCTGTTGGTGGTTTGAAACTTTATCAGCGAGTCTCGCCACTCGCCGCAGACgcgagcggggggcgggggcgcggcgaGGCGCCGGCAGCCGTGACGAGGCGCTCCCGGCGCTGAGCGCTTCTGCTCGGGGCACGCATGGCGCCCGCACACGGAGTCTGACCTGATGCGGACGCAAGGGGGTTAATATGAACGCCCCTCTCGGTGGAATCTGGCTCTGGCTCCCTCTGCTCTTGACCTGGCTCACCCCTGAGGTCAGCTCTTCATGGTGGTAAGTCCACGCGCACGGGTGCAGGGGGATTTTGGAGATGGGAGTGGGGAACGCACTAGCCACATAGACCTTTCCCGGTGGCGCTTCTCCGCGGCCACGGCCATCGAAATTCCAGTCGGAACCCCCAGCTGCTGTCCTCTCGTACCGCCTCAGCCCCAGCCCCTTTGCTTTTCCACAGAAGACCATTCCAGCTTTGACAactccaaaaaaaccccacagcctCCCTCAAATGAGAGCTTGGATGTTTGGTTGATTTGGATCCAGATGAGCGACAGCCAAATCAGCCAATTTCTTATCCCGTTGAGAGACTCGCTAGCCGGGTCTCCAGCTCTGTAGCACAGGCGTCTGTATGtggtgtgtgcgcgcgcgcgcgtgtgtgtgcgtgtgaaaATTCACCTTGAAAACTACAACAGTCTCCCCCTccagcaccccccctcccccgtaAAACTGCCTCAAGATAAACCGACGGGCCAGTTCTGGCAGTGGAGAGCTGCACAACGCAAAGCGTATGATTTTGCATTATTTCTCGTCCTTCCACATTCCTAATGCTTCACCCCGTGGGGCGGAAGGACCTCTTGTTGCCTCCAGGTAGAGATTACCACCTTAACACGAAGATCGAGCCCCAGGGGGCTCTAAGATGCTACCCTGTTGAAAATCACAGTCACTCCAAAGAGTAACTTTGCTGCCCTTTGTATGCTGGTCTGCGATTTATTTTGCATAGTAAAGGAATGGCAGAATGTTGAAATGTAACAGGTCTTAGCATAGCTGAAAGTTCCAAAGGCGGATTCTCTCCTCACTCCATCTCCCTTCATTCTGCTCTTGAAAAGAGGTGGAGTTGTTAGCTCTGTAAATGTCCTTGAACCTGCAAGTTTCAGAACAGATACTAAAATACTGATTCAGAAACACCAGTTATCgtgggctgtttttgttttgttttgtttttttataacaGAATCTGGTATAAGTAAGGAGTCTCAGCCAAATTAAAGACTAGAGCAAGGAGCTTTAGGAAGACCCTGGAGCTCTTCAAAGGAGCAAGCCAAAGCGTTGATGGGAAGAAGGGTTCAATTCCTTCCTAAGCAGCTTTGAACAGGAAGGCGTTTAGACTTGACATTGCTGACACAGGATCAAAGATTGATTTATCAGAGTGAccatttttcaataaaatgactATTTCTGTTTCCATGGGtgtataaacattatttattgcCTAGGCTTTTGTCGCATTGTCTCTCAGCTgtcacttaaatatattttttggaagTCACAGCTGTAACGATTTTATGatcatataaaataatgaaaatacaagaaaaagacaTTCTCCTTGTTTGATCGCTTCAAAAGACACCTATGGCAGCTTGGGTTATATAAAAGGTACCTTTCTAAACATTTCACAACTAATAGAGAACATCTGGGTAGAGATGATGATGTAATTTTTTGttaaagtttcttttcaaaagtACTTTATGGAGCTGTAACACTGTTtgattcttccaaacatttagtGTCCTTAATAAcaatagaaagaattttttttttccaaaggttcTCTATAAAAGCTAAAGAGAGctggaaaaatggaaatatttaaaggatGCTTTGGTATGGAAAGAAGGGCCTGTCTGTGAGGAGAGTGTAACATCAGATACCACGAGCAGGCGTTGATTAGACAGATAGTTTCTAAAGACATGTCAACGTTAGGTCAAATAAATGGGAGCAAGCTGCTTCTAAAGGTTGACGTCCCCCAAAGTGAAGCCCAGACACACCGTGTTGTGGAGATCAGAGCCTTCCCTGGCGATCTCTGGAGAAGTCTCTGAAGCCTTCTTCCCCAAACCCATTCATTGTCCCTCACCCTCACTCTTGACCTTGACTCTTCCACCACGAGCAGAGCATCATCAGGTGGCCCTGGTTTCCTGTCCAGAACACACAGCCACTGCTCCATTTTGGAGTGGAGTGGAGCCACTGCAGTGGAGCCACTGTTCCACTCCAACAATCCGGGGTGGCTTCTACCAGATCATTCCCATGCCTGCTGTGCCGCTTCTTGCTTTCCAATATCCTCCAGAGGATCAGGAATTCCTATTTGAACTAAGCTCTGAGCTCTTTCGTTTCCTGGGCAACACAACACCAGCCCTGGCCCTTTGTGGTGTTTTCACCTCTGTGTCCGTCCTTTGCAGGTACATGAGAGCTACAGGTGGCTCCTCCAGGGTAATGTGTGACAATGTTCCAGGCCTGGTGAGCCGCCAGCGACAGCTGTGCCACCGGCACCCGGACGTGATGCGGGCCATTGGCCTCGGAGTGGCCGAGTGGACTGCAGAGTGCCAGCACCAGTTCCGCCAGCACCGCTGGAACTGCAACACGCTGGACCGGGATCACAGTCTCTTTGGCAGGGTCCTGCTCCGAAGTAAgtcccctgccctcatggagttccACGGGGCTGTCCCCTGACTAGGGCTTCAGAGACCCTGCTCATCTTGTCTTGCATTTTATTAGTCAGAAGCTTCTTCTTTTGGGTTGGCCCTGTCCCTGTTTTGCAGATGACGACTAGAGAAACCAAGGAACTCGCCTCAACTTTTGAAGGAGGCCAGGTGTAGCTTAGGATGAACTGTCTCTTGGCTCTTTGCTCTGTCTGTCTATATCCTGCCACTACATTGCCTGTTCCTCCAAGATCAGATTTTGTCTTCAGGAGAAAGGAAGCGGTCACAGGGCTCTCTTGACTTGTTTATTCTTTCTGGGACTTGAAACTTCCAGAGGATCTGAGCAGATCAGGATGGAATACTCAAATCTTTTACTGACTAAGAAGTAtgtatttcaaaaaacaaaacaaaacaaaaaccctgtatgtatattaaaaagaagagacaaatctctGTCTTAAACCTTTTATAACTCATTCATCTACTCAGCTGTGGGTCACTGTGTGtctaaattcaacattttttttcctccagtagaTTATAAATTCTGCAAGGCAGGGACTAGCCTCTCTTTCCCTGCACTTGCTTGGTACTATTCACTCACTGATgggttgaatgaatggatgaactcATAGTGAGcacctgttttttttgttgttgtttgtttttgttttcttgtttgtttttttaaggcacATTTTAGGAAGAATAATATTTATGGAGGATTTGGGTGAGAACCATGAATACATTGTTTTCAAAcacatgtttgttttgtttctgttttacttaGAAGGAGCATTAAACACATCTAATTAcataataaatttcttaaattcctgaATATGGGAAGTAGCAAATTAACTGAAAATCAGATTTCGTTGTCAAAAATACCCATCCCTTAACCTGGCATTATTAGCATTCTTCAAGAAGTAGCCCGGCCCATTTGCTATTGGGAAATCTGactgaaaacacaacagtttatGTGTGAACCCCAGAAACAGGAAACTACACTTGTTTttgcccaccaccccccccatTCCTAAGAAAATTGTCCAGGCTGTACACTTGGTAATGCTTAACAGAGGGTGTTTCTATCATGTAATCATCACAGCCCTAGGGTTTTATGAGGCCAAATGCATAACTGAATGTCTCTAAAATCCCCCAAGGGCGTAGTACTCTCGCTCAGTGTATCCCTAAAGTTAATTTACTGCGATATTCTGCAATTTTATTCTCTAGTTTAAGAACTATATTCTCGTGCATTCCTTTTAGAGTTTCAATATGACATCGCAGATTTTTGAAAGGTTAATAGTAAATTTCAGCTACATGGAATTTTAAGACTTCACCTAGATTAGCTCACCAGTGAATCAATTAAAGTGCTGGACCTTGTCAGAGACAGTTTACAAATATCTAACACAAGTGATCTTTGGGTATGTTGTGGACAGGCTCTCAGTGTTTGAGGCTGTGTGAGGACTTTCTTTCCAAAGTACTCACAATCATTTTTCAGTCATTACAAATTAAATATCCTTCTCCTGCACAAAATGTTCACCTCCTAATTCTGTCTGCAAAAATCCATTCAGATGTCTCCATATTGAATAAAAACCTTTAGATCAGCAATCAAAGGAGGCAGTTTTGACCATGGAAGGAACCTAAAGATAACATGTCTAGCAAAGCTGGGGATTCATTTGTAAAATCCTTTAATCTTGGCTGTAGGGTTGCTGAGAGGGAAGAAGTTAGAACTCGGGGACGTGGTGCTAGTTTGAGCGTCAGGACTCAGGTGAAAAAGAGAGTCTACGCTGTATTTCTTCAGAGTTCTTTCAGATGAAGCTGAATGTTTTGCCAAAGTACTCGAAACTTAAAACACTCATGCTACacaatttctttccattcttcacAGAAGGCCAGCTTTCTTCCTGGACATTTATATAAACTCCTGTGACTGTCGGTGATGATTTTGTGTTGGTTATGGGAGGGCTGAATTTGGCCTAAAGTAGTTTATCCtggaaataatcaagaaattCCAATGAAGCTATCCAAAGATTTTTACAATTAATTGCTTGGAGGGAAATTCACATCTTAAGTGTGAAGAACTCTCTCTTTTGGAAACCTAAATGTCCTTATAGATGAAAAGGACAGGCAAAGGACAACACCATTGATGCGGAGAACATAACAGTTACTAACATATCCCATGGTCCTAGAGAAAAGGAGAACATTTACTAGCCTCTTTTGCTTCAGAGAGCTAGAGGAAGACAGAACaatttctggaaacattttcaattcattcattccacagacTGTCACCAACCATAGGCAGAGAACCTAAAAGACCAAACTAGTAAACCCAGAAATATTCCTGCAAGAATACACCTCCAGAATTCTAAAATaagccataaaaaacaaaacagtgagcaGGTCTCATCCTTGTaatgtattaaagaaaaagaaaaagaaatgcaagcatTGAAAGAGAGAGCTGAACTACCCATAACATTCCAGAATGTGGAGCTTCTAGTATTTTACCCTCCCAGTAACCATCCCCtgccccagaaagaaaaaaaaaaaaaaaaaaaaaaaaaagcctgtgcatttaaaaacctttcttgACTTATCTCAACCCccaaattatgtttttaagatttatttgtcacagagagagcaagcaagcacaagtatggggagtgacaggcagaaggagaagtaggcttcccgctgaccaaggagctggacgtggggctccagcccagggtcctgggatcatgacctgagccgaaagcagaggcataatggactgagccacccaggtattcctcTCAACCCCTAAATTAACGAAACTTCAACCCCATCAGGAAGTACCACCTTTGAGATTTGGATTTTGTTTCACACTGTGATGGCTTTAAAGAGAATCAGTTTTTCTGAGAGGCCCCAGATCAAAATTTGTTCTGTTACAAAGCCAACTCTTGAAATGTGCTACTATTTCACACATAGCATTTTAGTGATTCATCtaagacacttaactgaaaacatcttaaggccatatctacaTGACACCAAAACATCTGGAggtaaaaatgaaaagtcagtcaATGTGCTAACTTTTGTGTTTAAATAGACAGACATCTAGTTCTTTAGTAatgtgtcttaaaaataaatgacaaatatttacaAAGGTGATATTTTTGCTTTGGAAATTCCTTCAGGAGCACAGCAgattttcagtgatttttcttccttctttcagcCAACAAGTCAATATCATCGTTTGCAAGTTATGCCAGGATAAATTCTGCACCTAGGCCACTGATTCCTCTATGCCTTTCAAAATACTGTCTGGTCACTGACATCCTATGATCCACGTCTCCCATGCCTTTCCCCTAAAAGGCCACCTCATAaaattgttcttctttctccttaaGGAATAAAACTAGAGCTAAATACATTAAGCATTTGGAATCTCCCCGCTCTGTGTCATCTCTCCATGCTGGCACTATATGCCAAGTACAAAACCGGGCCTTAGCAGATCAAGGCGTTAACTATGGACAAGCCATTTTCTTAAACTATAAAATGGGTGTGATAAAAATCTTACTTATCGGAAAGCCACTACCTGAGATTAAGCCACATTAGTATCTGTTAATCGCCTTCTTTTACAAAACATCTCAGTTTGCTTAGAAAACCTGTGATCCTGGTAATAGAATCTAGAACTCTAGATTCTTTGACCATCCCATTTCTCCCTGGAGAGTGCTACCTGCTACCTATGGCAAATATTCATATAATTGATTTTACCTAAACACAGGGCATGATGGATTCCTTTTCTGATGGTTAGAGGTTTCAGGGGAGATATTTTTTTGAAGGCTGAGGTAAGTGCCATGTAATATGGTATAGAtatgttttcctgatttttaataATGAGACTAGCAGAGCAAATATTACAAGGGACATATAATAAATTTTCACAGTGAATGACAAACGGAAACAAGCAGGGCTTCAAGGCGAGAAGGTGGTTTGTTCTTTCAGCTGCGTGGTTCAAAAAGTCACACTCGTCTTGACATACTGCATCGCTGAATGGCCCTCCATTTTCTGCCTTGAGTTGGCATTAGGTTGTTGagcttttattttgattgttAATATATTTGCTGCAGCACCCATTAATAAAAAGGCATGCTaataacaatgaaatactactccaCTTGAAAAATGAGGTGTACACGGACCCCAAAGAGCCTTATATCTGTCACTGTACCACAACACCATGTTATGAGTTACtacagattattaaaataatttaatgtagTTATTGCACTGAAATATGTACCTTTCAGCCTGTAAGGGAAAGTAGCCTGTGCCCTAATAAAGAACAATTCTAAGAAAGCACCCCAAAGTGTTCTTGCCCAAGTCTAATTATAATAAGGCGGTAAATTTGTTTCCTTCTAGAAAACGAAAGAAAAGTGTTTCGCTGTCTTTTACCCAATACCAGTGATTAGTGCAGGTGTTCCAGAAGAAAGTAAATTCACCTTAATAGTCAGACGTAGTATGTAACTGAAGGATATTGCATATTGCCTTCAACCATCTCGGAATTACTCATGAAAGCTGATGCTGAACcagaggccccccccccccacacacacacaccaaggtTGGAACGCGCAAAGCTGGTCACTGCCTGAGTTCTTTTCCCTGCCTCAGCCCCTGGGTGTCTTTGAATTCAGTTTTCAGCCTCCGCTGTTTATGTGACAGAAGTGTCCTCACTGAGGCCTGCAAGCTTGGAAGGATTTTTCAAGGAGAGATGCCCATAGCACGAATACTAAACTAGTTAGTGGAATGACAGAATCCTAGAACGCAGGCTCTGTTACAACTACAAATGAAAGGAAGACCTCCGAGGCAGCCTTCCTCTCCTCTAGGACAGGAGGCGAATGTAAAGCCAGGACCGGGCAAGACAGCCttttgttgcattttcttttatacGCTTAACTGACTTGAAGGATGGTTGTCACACAGATGCCTGATCTGACAAAAGCTTTTATGATACAGAAACAATTCCTATTAAAAAAGTGagccctgggacgcctgggtggctcagtgggttaagcagctgccttcggctcaggtcatgatcccagcgtcctgggatccagtcccacatcgggctccttgctctgcagggagcctgcttctccctctgcctctgccttccactctgtctgcctgtgctcgctctcgctcgctctctctctctgacaaataaataaaatcttaaaaaaataataaaaattaaaaataaaaataaaaatataaaaaagtgagCCCTGACTCTAGAAGAGAAACCTTCAAGAACACCAGAACCTTCTTGCTCCATGGCGAGGGACGCCAGAGGTAGAACCAGCGCTCAGCAGCCCCAGTGTGAAAACTATTCCAAACTAGCAATTCCAGACCCCATTTAAGATAAGCATTTCTGTTGCAGGTAGTCGGGAATCTGCCTTTGTTTACGCCGTCTCCTCAGCTGGAGTTGTGTTTGCCATCACCAGGGCCTGTAGCCAAGGAGAACTAAAATCCTGTTCCTGTGatccaaagaagaaaggaaccGCCAAGGACAGCAAGGGCAATTTCGACTGGGGCGGCTGCAGTGATAACATTGACTATGGGATCAAATTTGCCCGAGCCTTTGTGGACgccaaggagaggaagggaaaggatgcCAGAGCCCTGATGAACCTTCACAACAACAGAGCCGGCAGGAAGGTATGGGTGGCTGCGGGGCTCGTGGTTTTCTAGACTGCGTGGCTTTATAAATCACTTAAGCCAAATTTATCTTAAGCTTTCCTAGAGTTGATAAAATGCTATACAGTCCAACTTCCCACtgtcctgccccctgcccccctgccccagaTTCTAAAGAATATCGTGGACTAGATTGAAATGTCTCCACCGGCACTCCACCTTCCTTCCCACAGCAGAACAGGAGGCCATCCATTCCTTTTGGCATTGTGTAGAAtcaagggtttgttttttgttgttgttgtttttctttttaaaaattttttaaaagattttatgtacttatttgacagagaaagatcatgagtaggcagagaagcaggcagagagggagggggaagcaggctctccactgagcagaaaccctgatgcggggctcgatcccaggaccctgagatcatgacctgagctgaaggcagtggcttaacccactgagccatccaggtgcccctaaaatcaaATGTTTTATGGTCCCTCTGGATACTGTATTATCTATACAGGAGATAGAGTGGGACACTGATTGCTTGTATCTGAGGGGATCAAGAAGACCCAGAGCATCTTCTCTCAAACTCATCAGGAAAGCAACCTACCAGGCATGGCTTATTGACCTCTAGATTTAGAGATGCTTTTTTTAGAACCAGACCCAACTCTCACACATTAAAGCACCACCTTGTAGTTTCTGGGACTGGATGAGTAAGTAGACCAGGGAAAGACATGCCCCAAAGAGGTGCTCTGGTCCCTGATCTACAAGTCCTGACTAACTTCCTGGGTTGTGGGTTCCCTGTCATTATTTGCCTCCTCGCCCCCATTTGTTGCATGAGGCAACAGGACCTAAGGTGCTCAAGGTCACAGGAAAGTCAGTAGAAAAGTCAGTACTAGCATTCAAGTTCAACTCCTAGCCTGGGGGTGCTTTTGCCCAGGATTAAACCATTTCAGAGCTGGTATTCAGATCTGTTGATGTGCCATTTCTTTCTGCATGGTGACAGGACCAGAATAACTAGAGAGTCTGAATGCCACACTCTATCTAtctctttgtggaaaaaaaacataaactaatGAAATATTTGGTCAGAACCATTCTAGAATAATCGAATTGCCAATGGGAAGAGATAATCGTAATTTGTCTTTTatcaacacaaaacaaaaatgtgctTGACATTAATATGTAAAGAAAGATCGGCATAAAATTGAAAGGTCCCCAGGAGGgctttaatagaaaaaagaattgaaaagaatgCAGATCTGTTTGGATAAAAACCCTTTTACTAGGCTCATGGAAAGAACAAATCTCATTTAAAGGAAGTTGGAAGGAAAGTCTTGCTTAACACATGGAATAAAATGAGTGTGACCTGAGCTGTTTACAAATAGTACCTTTcttgaactttaaaaatcaacattcCTTATTTTCATGAATTTACGAACCTACAGTGACTACTGCCAAGAATATAGACTATGGTTGTGTAATCCTACAACTATTGGTAATTACTGTTTGTGCAAtggtttagatttttaaaaatttacattgacCTTTGTTTTGACATTGATACCACATGTATAAGTTATAAAGTGTGGTGTCTTTGATGGGATCGTGCTGCTTAATTATTCAAACAGGGTGTGTAGTTAGATCTAGAAGACCATTCCTAAAGGTAAAGGCATATGGTTGTATGCCGTAACCAAAAGAATGTTGATTTGtcaaaagaaatgttaattttgcTTAATAGGCCATTAGGTTTTGAATGTTTCACTTCTTCAAGACAACAGATCTTAGCTATTATATCGTAGGCCCTGATTTAATGTGACTTCTAATATAAATCACATGATTCTTCACTGTGTAGAGGTGAACAGCTGTCAGGCCTCAGATATTCTCCTGCCTAGTCTGCAAAACCTAGGAGGCTACTTTTGATTGGAATAAAAGTGCACacgctgactttttaaaatgtggctttaATTAATGGTGGGTGGGCAGACTTTTTCAAGGAGAT
Above is a genomic segment from Mustela nigripes isolate SB6536 chromosome 4, MUSNIG.SB6536, whole genome shotgun sequence containing:
- the WNT2 gene encoding protein Wnt-2, with amino-acid sequence MNAPLGGIWLWLPLLLTWLTPEVSSSWWYMRATGGSSRVMCDNVPGLVSRQRQLCHRHPDVMRAIGLGVAEWTAECQHQFRQHRWNCNTLDRDHSLFGRVLLRSSRESAFVYAVSSAGVVFAITRACSQGELKSCSCDPKKKGTAKDSKGNFDWGGCSDNIDYGIKFARAFVDAKERKGKDARALMNLHNNRAGRKAVKRFLKQECKCHGVSGSCTLRTCWLAMADFRRTGDYLWRKYNGAIQVVMNQDGTGFTVANKRFKKPTKNDLVYFENSPDYCIRDRDAGSPGTAGRVCNLTSRGMDSCEVMCCGRGYDTSRVTRMTKCECKFHWCCAVRCQDCLEALDVHTCKAPKSADWAAPT